A window from Citrus sinensis cultivar Valencia sweet orange chromosome 5, DVS_A1.0, whole genome shotgun sequence encodes these proteins:
- the LOC102626958 gene encoding E3 ubiquitin-protein ligase RSL1-like has product MFCAKCKVPWHTDMKCEDFQNLNENENDDIKLKKLAVEMKWKRCPNCGYYVEKFRGCNIIICRCGTSFPYYSRADLSELYPYRPASRQKGFRLKSRDPVRTLEYFDFLDLPEGKPP; this is encoded by the exons ATGTTTTGTGCCAAGTGTAAGGTTCCTTGGCATACAGATATGAAGTGTGAAGATTTTCAGAACTTGAATGAGAACGAGAATGATGACATCAAGTTGAAGAAATTAGCTGTGGAAATGAAATGGAAGAGGTGTCCTAATTGTGGGTATTATGTCGAAAAGTTTCGCGGTTGCAACATAATTATATGCCG GTGTGGAACTTCATTTCCTTATTATTCCAGGGCTGATCTTTCTGAGCTTTATCCATACAGACCTGCTTCCAGGCAGAAGGGTTTTCGATTAAAAAGTCGTGACCCTGTGAGGACTTTAGAGTATTTCGACTTTTTGGATTTGCCAGAGGGGAAACCACCCTAA
- the LOC102617827 gene encoding uncharacterized protein LOC102617827 encodes MKMIKAMKKLKFWSRKKRKKKHNYEPYTYYHPPAPAPTYHQYYCCPNSSAPQPQPQPSAPPLPPWLDYNQPHDLAFASAAESQYSSHEIVVETSSVLSAPALPSDSGSSCSYQQYMVPNPVYGLPVVKATRSEKSAGIFGCVFGFGANLIRCFCPCFRIREV; translated from the coding sequence atgaaaatgataaaagccATGAAGAAGCTCAAGTTCTGGtcaagaaagaagagaaaaaagaagcataATTACGAGCCTTACACCTACTACCACCCCCCTGCTCCTGCTCCAACATACCATCAATATTATTGCTGCCCCAACAGCTCTGCACCTCAGCCCCAGCCTCAGCCCTCGGCACCGCCCTTGCCTCCGTGGCTCGACTACAATCAACCCCATGACCTTGCGTTTGCAAGTGCAGCCGAATCCCAGTACTCATCACATGAAATTGTCGTCGAAACAAGCTCTGTATTAAGTGCTCCAGCATTGCCTAGTGACAGTGGTAGTTCTTGCTCCTATCAGCAGTACATGGTTCCAAATCCTGTGTACGGATTGCCTGTTGTGAAAGCAACACGAAGCGAAAAATCTGCTGGGATTTTTGGGTGTGTTTTCGGATTTGGTGCTAATTTGATTCGCTGCTTCTGTCCTTGTTTTCGCATTCGAGAAGTTTAA
- the LOC102618110 gene encoding auxin response factor 1, translating to MAFAAAAAPLNHASGGPRTGGSNDALYRELWHACAGPLVTLPREGERVYYFPQGHMEQLEASMHQGLEQQMPSFNLPSKILCKVVNVQRRAEPETDEVYAQITLLPEPDQSEVTSPDPPIPEPEKCTVHSFCKTLTASDTSTHGGFSVLRRHADDCLPPLDMSQQPPWQELVATDLHGNEWHFRHIFRGQPRRHLLTTGWSVFVSSKKLVAGDAFIFLRGENEELRVGVRRHMRQQTNMPSSVISSHSMHLGVLATASHAIATGTLFSIFYKPRTSRSEFIVSVNKYLEAKRHKLSVGMRFKMTFEGEEVPERRFSGTIVGVGDCRSSVWQDSEWRSLKVQWDEPSSILRPERVSSWELEPLVATTTTTNAQPAQRNKRSRPPVLPSPAADISVLGMWKSHVESSAFSYCDSPQGRDLYPSPKFSTATKGNHFGLSGNKSLAAVSSNSMYWPNRAENVTESFAPVVNKECSEKRQGNGNTCRLFGIQLVDNSNVEEASPAFTMSGAMGDDRAIPCLDADSDQHSEPSNINRSDVPSVSCDAEKSCLRSPQESQSRQIRSCTKVHMQGIAVGRAVDLTRFDCYEDLLKKLEEMFDIEGDLCGSTKKWQVVYTDDEDDMMMVGDDPWHEFCSMVRKIFIYTAEEVKKLSPKVKLPGNEELNAGKPDVEVVVNTDDRSSIVGPGC from the exons ATGGCATTTGCGGCTGCGGCAGCGCCTTTGAATCATGCCTCTGGAGGTCCCCGTACAG GGGGATCCAATGATGCACTGTACAGGGAATTATGGCATGCCTGTGCCGGACCTCTTGTAACCCTTCCTCGTGAAGGGGAGCGAGTTTATTACTTTCCGCAAGGTCACATGGAACAG cTTGAAGCATCGATGCATCAGGGGTTGGAGCAGCAAATGCCTTCATTTAATCTGCCATCTAAAATTCTGTGTAAAGTGGTCAATGTTCAGCGACGG GCTGAACCTGAAACGGATGAAGTTTATGCACAAATAACTCTGTTGCCTGAACCTGAT CAAAGCGAGGTTACCAGCCCAGATCCCCCCATCCCAGAGCCTGAAAAGTGCACCGTTCATTCATTCTGTAAGACATTAACTGCATCTGATACGAGCACCCATGGTGGGTTCTCCGTTCTTCGTAGGCATGCAGATGATTGTCTCCCCCCATTG GATATGTCCCAGCAGCCACCTTGGCAGGAACTAGTTGCAACTGATCTGCACGGGAATGAATGGCATTTTCGGCACATTTTCCGAG GTCAACCAAGGCGTCACTTGCTCACCACTGGGTGGAGTGTGTTTGTTAGTTCCAAGAAATTGGTAGCAGGCGATGCATTCATATTTCTGAG AGGGGAAAATGAGGAGCTGCGTGTTGGGGTAAGGAGGCACATGAGACAGCAGACAAATATGCCATCTTCAGTTATATCTAGTCATAGTATGCATCTTGGCGTACTTGCAACTGCTTCTCATGCCATCGCAACTGGAACACTCTTTTCAATCTTCTACAAACCAAG AACTAGCCGGTCTGAGTTCATTGTAAGTGTTAACAAGTATCTTGAAGCTAAAAGACACAAGCTTTCTGTTGGGATGAGGTTCAAGATGACATTTGAGGGTGAGGAAGTTCCTGAACGAAG GTTCAGTGGTACTATAGTTGGAGTTGGGGATTGTAGAAGTTCAGTGTGGCAAGATTCAGAGTGGAGATCCTTAAAG GTTCAATGGGATGAACCTTCATCAATCTTGCGACCAGAAAGGGTATCATCGTGGGAATTGGAGCCACTTGTTGCAACTACAACTACTACAAATGCTCAACCAGCACAAAGGAACAAACGGTCACGACCACCTGTTTTACCATCGCCAGCTGCAGATATCTCTGTCCTGG GTATGTGGAAATCTCACGTTGAATCTTCAGCTTTCTCATACTGTGACTCACCGCAAGGACGCGACCTCTATCCATCACCTAAGTTTTCCACTGCCACGAAGGGCAACCATTTTGGTTTGAGTGGAAATAAGTCACTGGCTGCTGTTTCCAGCAACTCAATGTACTGGCCCAACCGTGCAGAAAATGTAACAGAATCATTTGCTCCAGTTGTGAACAAGGAATGCAGTGAAAAGAGACAGGGCAATGGGAACACCTGCAGGCTATTTGGCATTCAGCTCGTTGACAACTCGAATGTAGAAGAAGCTTCACCTGCTTTTACCATGTCTGGAGCAATGGGGGATGATCGAGCAATTCCATGTTTAGATGCAGACTCTGACCAGCATTCTGAACCATCAAATATTAATCGATCTGACGTTCCTTCTGTAAGTTGTGATGCAGAGAAATCGTGCCTGAGATCTCCTCAGGAGTCTCAAAGCAGGCAGATTCGAAGTTGCACAAAG GTTCATATGCAAGGAATTGCAGTTGGGAGGGCTGTTGATTTGACACGATTTGACTGTTATGAAGACCTTCTCAAGAAACTGGAGGAGATGTTTGACATTGAGGGAGACCTGTGTGGATCAACCAAGAAGTGGCAAGTGGTCTACactgatgatgaagatgacatgatgatggttggagATGATCCATGGCA TGAGTTCTGTAGCATGGTGAGGAAAATTTTCATCTACACAGCAGAAGAAGTAAAGAAGCTGTCGCCCAAGGTAAAACTTCCAGGTAACGAGGAGCTCAATGCAGGCAAGCCAGATGTTGAAGTGGTTGTCAACACTGATGATCGGTCATCTATTGTTGGACCTGGGTGCTGA